Proteins co-encoded in one Kribbella qitaiheensis genomic window:
- the bioD gene encoding dethiobiotin synthase, whose amino-acid sequence MTKVLFVTGTDTGVGKTIATAALAATAPGSVAVVKPAQTGVTADEPGDLDDIRRLTGLTDLHEGIRLLDPLAPTTAGRRQGVALPSVDTHAKTIEDLAADHDLVLVEGAGGLLVGLDDDGNDLADLAARLDIPFAFVLVTRSGLGTLNHTGLTVEALRARALPIAGLIIGSWPTEPDLAEQCNLEDLPTTTGVPIIGRIPEGVGSLSRDAFTATAPSWFS is encoded by the coding sequence ATGACCAAAGTCCTCTTCGTCACCGGCACCGACACCGGCGTGGGCAAGACCATCGCTACCGCCGCCCTGGCAGCCACCGCCCCAGGATCCGTAGCAGTGGTGAAGCCAGCACAGACAGGCGTAACTGCCGACGAGCCAGGCGACCTCGACGACATCCGCCGCCTCACCGGCCTCACAGACCTCCACGAAGGCATCCGCCTCCTGGACCCCCTGGCCCCCACCACAGCAGGCCGCCGTCAAGGCGTCGCGCTGCCGTCGGTCGACACCCACGCAAAAACAATCGAAGACCTGGCCGCCGATCACGACCTGGTCCTGGTCGAAGGCGCCGGCGGCCTCCTGGTCGGCCTGGATGACGACGGCAACGACCTCGCCGATCTCGCCGCCCGCCTCGACATCCCCTTCGCCTTCGTCCTCGTCACCCGCTCCGGCCTAGGCACCCTCAACCACACCGGCCTTACGGTCGAGGCTCTCCGCGCCCGAGCCCTCCCGATCGCCGGCCTGATCATCGGCTCCTGGCCCACCGAGCCCGATCTCGCCGAACAGTGCAACCTCGAAGACCTCCCGACCACAACCGGTGTACCGATCATCGGCCGCATCCCGGAAGGCGTCGGCTCGTTGTCTCGCGACGCTTTCACCGCGACGGCGCCCAGTTGGTTCAGCTGA
- a CDS encoding GMC oxidoreductase yields MSFDHDVVIIGSGFGGSVSALRLVEKGYDVGVLEAGPRFEDQTYAKNSWDTRRFLFAPTLGMYGIQRISALRDVIILSGAGVGGGSLVYANTLYEPLPAFYADKAWAHITDWKSELAPYYDQAKRMLGVTTYPHFTPADEVMKQVADDMGVGDTFHPTPVGVFFGEPGVEVDDPFFGGAGPRRTGCIDCGECMTGCRHNAKNTLTKNYLYLAEKAGAEVYPMTTVTSVEPLPDGGYAIETRRTSNRKVTRRFTAQQVIFAASALGTAKLLHRLKDEGKLPKLSERLGVLTRTNSESLLGAISRDRTVDYSRGVAITSSFHPDEITHIEPVRYGKGSNVMSLLQTVLTDGDGDKPRWRVWLRELAVQRKNLRRLYDLKHWSERTVIALVMQTADNSITTFGKRDRFGRWKLTSKQGHGAPNPSWIPVANEVVRRMAKLMNGTPGGTIGEPFNVPMTAHFIGGCAIGDSAATGVVDPYQRVYGYEGLHIVDGSTISANLGVNPSLTITAQAERALAFWPNKGSDDARPAVGSEYQRVAPVTPANPVVPADAPAALRLPIVEIRSASDPG; encoded by the coding sequence ATGAGCTTTGACCACGACGTCGTCATCATCGGATCCGGTTTCGGCGGCTCCGTCAGCGCGCTCCGGCTGGTGGAGAAGGGCTACGACGTCGGGGTGCTGGAGGCCGGGCCGCGGTTCGAGGACCAGACCTACGCGAAGAACTCGTGGGACACCAGGCGGTTCCTGTTCGCGCCGACGCTCGGGATGTACGGCATCCAGCGGATCAGCGCGCTCCGCGACGTGATCATCCTGTCCGGAGCCGGCGTCGGCGGCGGCAGCCTCGTCTACGCGAACACCCTGTACGAGCCGCTGCCCGCGTTCTACGCCGACAAGGCCTGGGCGCACATCACCGACTGGAAGTCCGAGCTCGCGCCGTACTACGACCAGGCGAAGCGGATGCTCGGTGTCACCACCTACCCGCACTTCACCCCGGCCGACGAGGTGATGAAGCAGGTCGCCGACGACATGGGGGTGGGGGACACGTTCCACCCGACCCCGGTCGGGGTGTTCTTCGGTGAGCCGGGCGTCGAGGTGGACGACCCGTTCTTCGGTGGCGCGGGCCCCCGGCGTACGGGCTGTATCGACTGTGGCGAGTGCATGACCGGCTGCCGGCACAACGCGAAGAACACGCTGACCAAGAACTACCTGTACCTGGCCGAGAAGGCCGGTGCCGAGGTGTACCCGATGACCACGGTGACGTCGGTCGAGCCGCTCCCGGACGGCGGGTACGCGATCGAGACCCGGCGTACGTCGAATCGCAAGGTAACGCGCAGATTCACCGCCCAGCAAGTGATCTTCGCCGCCTCCGCCCTCGGCACGGCCAAGCTCCTGCACCGCCTGAAGGACGAGGGCAAGCTGCCGAAGCTGTCCGAGCGCCTCGGGGTGCTGACCCGGACGAACTCCGAATCGTTGCTAGGGGCAATCTCCAGGGACCGGACCGTGGACTACAGCCGCGGGGTCGCGATCACCTCGTCGTTCCACCCGGACGAGATCACCCACATCGAGCCGGTCCGGTACGGCAAGGGCAGCAACGTGATGTCGCTGCTGCAGACCGTGCTGACCGACGGTGACGGGGACAAGCCGCGCTGGCGGGTCTGGCTGCGGGAGCTGGCCGTGCAGCGGAAGAACCTGCGCCGGCTGTACGACCTGAAGCACTGGTCCGAGCGGACCGTGATCGCGCTGGTGATGCAGACCGCGGACAACTCGATCACCACCTTCGGCAAGCGGGACCGTTTCGGCCGCTGGAAGCTGACGTCCAAGCAGGGCCACGGCGCCCCGAACCCGTCCTGGATCCCGGTCGCCAACGAGGTGGTCCGGCGGATGGCGAAGCTGATGAACGGTACGCCGGGCGGCACCATCGGCGAGCCGTTCAACGTGCCGATGACCGCGCACTTCATCGGCGGTTGCGCGATCGGCGACTCGGCCGCGACCGGCGTGGTCGATCCGTATCAGCGGGTCTACGGGTACGAGGGCCTGCACATCGTGGACGGTTCGACGATCTCGGCCAACCTGGGGGTCAACCCGTCCCTGACGATCACGGCCCAGGCAGAGCGGGCGTTGGCGTTCTGGCCGAACAAAGGCTCGGACGATGCCCGGCCAGCCGTCGGATCGGAGTACCAGCGGGTGGCGCCGGTCACACCGGCCAACCCGGTGGTGCCCGCGGATGCCCCGGCCGCCCTTCGGCTGCCGATCGTCGAGATCCGCTCGGCCTCAGATCCTGGCTAG
- a CDS encoding succinic semialdehyde dehydrogenase: protein MSEQTSIPADPELDPTASYATDQSVIRRLGGLLHATAGTRTSYAPATGQPVAELPLSSPDDVIAAVRSARRTQRSWKNTSLDDRAAILLRYHDLVLDHRHELVDLVIVESGKARKQAFEEVAHVALTARYYGRKAAELLAPQRKLGMFPVLTRAEQRFVPKGVVGIISPWNYPLSMAMADGIPAVLAGNTVVHKPDSQTPLTALRAIELLYEAGLPRDVWQAVNGDGPTVGGAIIQNTDYICFTGSTKTGRLVAKQAGERLIGCSLELGGKNPMLVLRDADVHRAAEGAVRACFSSAGQLCVSMERLYVADQIYDAFVTAFLDRVKKIKLSAGTGWDVDMGSLISKAQLDTVSRHVEDARTRGAVVLAGGKARPEIGPLFYEPTVLSGVTPEMECFDHETFGPVVSIYRFSDEAEAIERANEGEYGLNASVWTKDGRRGRKVAAQLVAGSVNVNEGYAATFGSIDTPMGGMRSSGVGRRQGVEGIRRYVDPQAIATQRLVPIAASHGIKDEAYAELMTGALRILKKLGRA from the coding sequence ATGAGCGAGCAGACGTCGATCCCTGCTGACCCCGAGCTCGACCCCACCGCGTCGTACGCGACCGACCAGTCGGTCATCCGTCGGCTGGGCGGTCTGTTGCACGCGACGGCAGGAACGCGCACCTCCTATGCACCCGCCACCGGGCAACCGGTTGCCGAGCTGCCGCTGTCCAGTCCCGACGACGTGATCGCCGCAGTACGGTCGGCGCGTCGCACCCAGCGGAGCTGGAAGAACACCTCGCTGGACGACCGCGCCGCGATCCTGCTGCGCTATCACGACCTCGTCCTGGATCACCGGCACGAGCTGGTCGACCTGGTCATCGTGGAGTCCGGCAAGGCTCGCAAGCAGGCCTTTGAGGAGGTCGCGCACGTCGCGCTGACCGCCCGGTACTACGGGCGCAAGGCCGCCGAGCTGCTGGCGCCGCAGCGCAAGCTGGGCATGTTCCCCGTGCTCACCCGCGCCGAGCAGCGGTTTGTGCCCAAGGGCGTCGTCGGCATCATCTCTCCCTGGAACTACCCGCTCAGCATGGCGATGGCGGACGGTATCCCCGCGGTCCTCGCCGGGAACACCGTTGTCCACAAGCCCGACAGCCAGACCCCACTGACCGCATTGCGCGCGATCGAGCTGCTGTACGAGGCCGGTCTGCCGCGCGACGTCTGGCAGGCGGTGAACGGTGACGGCCCGACCGTCGGCGGCGCGATCATCCAGAACACCGACTACATCTGCTTCACCGGCTCCACCAAGACCGGCCGGCTGGTCGCCAAGCAGGCCGGCGAACGCCTGATCGGCTGCAGCCTCGAGCTCGGCGGCAAGAACCCGATGCTCGTACTCCGCGACGCCGACGTCCATCGTGCTGCCGAAGGCGCCGTCCGGGCCTGCTTCTCCAGCGCTGGTCAGCTCTGCGTCTCGATGGAACGTCTGTACGTCGCCGATCAGATCTACGACGCCTTCGTCACCGCCTTCCTGGACCGGGTGAAGAAGATCAAGCTCTCGGCCGGCACCGGCTGGGACGTGGACATGGGCTCGCTCATCTCCAAGGCCCAGCTGGACACGGTCAGCCGGCACGTCGAGGACGCCAGGACGCGCGGGGCCGTAGTACTGGCCGGCGGTAAGGCGCGGCCGGAGATCGGGCCGTTGTTCTACGAGCCGACCGTGCTGTCCGGCGTGACGCCCGAGATGGAGTGCTTCGACCACGAGACCTTCGGGCCGGTGGTGTCGATCTACCGGTTCTCCGACGAGGCCGAGGCGATCGAGCGCGCCAACGAAGGCGAGTACGGGCTGAACGCGAGCGTCTGGACCAAGGACGGCCGGCGTGGCCGGAAGGTCGCCGCCCAACTGGTGGCCGGCTCGGTCAACGTGAACGAGGGCTACGCCGCCACCTTCGGCTCGATCGACACCCCGATGGGCGGGATGCGCTCGTCCGGCGTCGGCCGCCGTCAAGGCGTCGAGGGCATCCGCCGGTACGTCGACCCGCAGGCGATCGCGACGCAGCGGCTGGTGCCGATCGCCGCCTCGCACGGGATCAAGGACGAGGCGTACGCCGAACTGATGACCGGGGCGCTGCGGATACTGAAGAAGCTCGGCCGGGCCTGA
- the bioA gene encoding adenosylmethionine--8-amino-7-oxononanoate transaminase: MTDSELLWHPYSSLSEPSPMHLVRGASGVRLQLDDGNGGTIEVIDAMSSWWCMIHGYRNPVLDAALKAQVDDFSHVMFGGLTHEPAIRLASRLVEITPSSLQHVFFSDSGSVSVEVAIKLALQYQGARGRLGRTRMLTVRGGYHGDTFAPMSVCDPVNGMHSLFTGALKEQVFGPQPPSGFDRPDDDPEFLAWAAAMREVAAQYKDQVAAIIVEPILQGAGGMYPYSPACLKLLRELADEHGFLLIFDEIATGFGRTGTLFASSHAGIDPDILCIGKALTGGYLSMAATLCTTDVAHTVSSGPGGALMHGPTFMANPLACAVALASIDLLLAQDWSAEIARISTALTASLTPAASLPGVKDVRVLGAVGVVQLAGPVDMKRMTEAVLRRGVWVRPFRDLVYTMPPYVCTDEEIATIGTAITDAIAEGN; this comes from the coding sequence ATGACGGATTCCGAGCTGCTCTGGCATCCGTACTCGTCGCTGAGTGAGCCGTCGCCGATGCACCTGGTCCGCGGTGCGTCCGGCGTACGGCTGCAACTGGACGACGGGAACGGCGGCACGATCGAGGTCATCGATGCGATGTCTTCGTGGTGGTGCATGATCCACGGCTACCGCAACCCGGTGCTGGACGCGGCTTTGAAGGCGCAGGTCGACGATTTCAGTCATGTGATGTTCGGCGGCCTGACGCACGAGCCGGCGATCCGGCTGGCTTCGCGGCTGGTCGAGATCACCCCTTCATCGCTGCAGCATGTCTTCTTCAGCGACTCCGGCTCGGTCTCGGTCGAGGTCGCGATCAAGCTAGCCCTGCAGTACCAGGGCGCGCGCGGCCGGCTTGGCCGGACCCGGATGCTGACCGTTCGCGGCGGGTACCACGGCGACACGTTCGCGCCGATGAGCGTCTGCGACCCGGTGAACGGGATGCACTCACTCTTCACCGGCGCGCTGAAGGAACAGGTCTTCGGTCCGCAGCCGCCTTCTGGTTTCGACCGCCCGGACGACGACCCGGAGTTCCTCGCGTGGGCCGCGGCGATGCGGGAGGTCGCTGCGCAGTACAAGGATCAGGTCGCGGCGATCATCGTCGAGCCGATCCTGCAAGGCGCCGGCGGGATGTACCCGTACAGCCCGGCCTGCCTCAAGCTGCTGCGCGAACTGGCCGACGAGCACGGCTTCCTCCTCATCTTCGACGAGATCGCCACCGGATTCGGCCGCACAGGAACGCTCTTCGCCTCGTCGCATGCCGGCATCGACCCAGACATCCTCTGCATCGGCAAGGCACTCACCGGCGGCTACCTCTCAATGGCAGCCACCCTCTGTACGACGGATGTCGCCCACACCGTCTCGAGCGGGCCAGGCGGAGCCTTGATGCACGGCCCCACCTTCATGGCGAACCCCTTGGCCTGCGCGGTCGCCCTGGCAAGCATCGACCTCCTACTCGCCCAGGACTGGTCGGCCGAGATCGCCCGCATCTCCACGGCTCTCACCGCAAGTCTGACCCCCGCGGCCTCATTGCCCGGAGTCAAGGACGTGCGAGTACTGGGCGCGGTCGGCGTCGTCCAACTGGCCGGCCCGGTAGACATGAAACGCATGACAGAGGCCGTACTGCGCCGCGGCGTCTGGGTCCGCCCCTTCCGCGACCTCGTCTACACGATGCCGCCGTACGTCTGCACCGACGAAGAGATCGCCACCATCGGCACGGCCATCACCGACGCAATTGCCGAAGGCAACTGA
- the bioB gene encoding biotin synthase BioB produces the protein MTDILEVAREQVLERGVGLSQEQLVEVLRSPDEQLDDLLALAHEVRVKWCGEEVEVEGIISLKTGGCPEDCHFCSQSGQFTSPVRAVWLNIPELVEAAKETAKTGATEFCIVAAVRGPDARLMSQVKAGIEAINAEVDINIACSLGMLTQEQVDELKAMGVHRYNHNLESARSYFGDVVTTHSFEERWDTCLMIRESGMELCCGGLVGMGESLEQRAELAAQLAELEPHEVPLNFLNPRPGTPFGDMEIMAGKDALRTIAAFRLAMPKTVLRYAGGRELTLGDLGTREGLLGGINAVIVGNYLTTLGRPATADLDLLADLKMPVKELQKTL, from the coding sequence ATGACCGACATCCTCGAGGTGGCTCGTGAGCAGGTACTGGAAAGAGGCGTCGGCCTCTCCCAGGAGCAGCTGGTCGAGGTCCTGCGATCGCCGGACGAGCAACTGGACGACCTGCTGGCGCTGGCGCACGAAGTACGGGTGAAGTGGTGCGGTGAAGAGGTCGAGGTGGAGGGCATCATCTCGCTGAAGACCGGCGGCTGCCCCGAGGACTGCCACTTCTGCTCCCAGTCAGGCCAGTTCACCTCGCCGGTCCGGGCGGTCTGGCTGAACATCCCCGAGCTGGTCGAGGCCGCCAAGGAGACCGCGAAGACCGGTGCGACCGAGTTCTGCATCGTCGCCGCCGTCCGTGGCCCGGATGCCCGGCTGATGTCGCAGGTGAAGGCCGGCATCGAGGCGATCAACGCCGAGGTCGACATCAACATCGCCTGCTCGCTCGGGATGCTGACCCAGGAGCAGGTCGACGAGCTCAAGGCGATGGGGGTGCACCGCTACAACCACAACCTCGAGTCCGCCCGCTCGTACTTCGGCGACGTGGTCACCACGCACTCCTTCGAGGAGCGCTGGGACACCTGCCTGATGATCCGCGAGTCCGGGATGGAGCTGTGCTGCGGCGGCCTGGTCGGGATGGGCGAGTCGCTGGAGCAGCGCGCCGAGCTGGCCGCGCAGCTGGCCGAGCTGGAGCCGCACGAGGTGCCGCTGAACTTCCTCAACCCGCGGCCGGGGACGCCCTTCGGCGACATGGAGATCATGGCCGGCAAGGACGCGCTGCGGACGATCGCCGCGTTCCGGCTGGCAATGCCGAAGACCGTGCTGCGGTACGCCGGTGGCCGTGAGCTGACCCTGGGCGACCTCGGCACCCGCGAGGGCCTGCTCGGCGGGATCAACGCGGTCATCGTCGGCAACTACCTGACCACCCTCGGCCGTCCGGCGACCGCGGACCTGGATCTGCTGGCCGACCTGAAGATGCCGGTGAAGGAACTCCAGAAGACGCTATGA
- the guaA gene encoding glutamine-hydrolyzing GMP synthase, giving the protein MTQEIAPHELVLVVDFGAQYAQLIARRVREAKVYSEIVPSSMAVEEMLARQPKAIILSGGPQSVYAEGAPRVDSALFEAGVPAFGICYGFQAMAQTLGGDVRRTGLREFGRTPVTVSDAGTLLAGIPADLNVWMSHGDAVHAPPAGFAVLAASSGAPVAAFENLESKLAGVQWHPEVLHSQAGQAVLEHFLYDIAGCSGDWTTTNVVDEQVELIRQQVGDKQVLCALSGGVDSAVAAALVSRAIGDQLTCVYVDHGLQRSGESDQIEKDFVAATGTRLEVVDAEDQFLGALAGVTDPEQKRKIVGREFIRTFEATARKLDADRHIEFLVQGTLYPDVVESGGGTGTANIKSHHNVGGLPDDLQFSLIEPLRTLFKDEVRELGIALGLPETLVYRHPFPGPGLSIRIIGEVTKDRLEILRAADLIARTELTAAGLDRDIWQFPVVLLADVRSVGVQGDGRTYGHPVVLRPVTSEDAMTADWARLPYEVLEKISTRITNEVDEINRVTVDITSKPPGTIEWE; this is encoded by the coding sequence GTGACCCAGGAAATTGCACCACATGAGCTGGTTCTGGTCGTCGACTTCGGGGCGCAGTACGCGCAGTTGATCGCGCGGCGGGTGCGCGAGGCGAAGGTGTACTCCGAGATCGTGCCGTCCTCGATGGCCGTCGAGGAGATGCTGGCCCGGCAGCCGAAGGCGATCATCCTGTCCGGCGGACCGCAGTCCGTGTACGCCGAGGGCGCGCCGCGGGTGGATTCCGCACTGTTCGAGGCCGGGGTTCCCGCATTCGGGATCTGCTACGGGTTCCAGGCGATGGCGCAGACGCTGGGCGGCGACGTACGCCGTACGGGACTGCGCGAGTTCGGCCGTACGCCGGTCACGGTGAGCGACGCGGGCACGCTGCTCGCCGGCATTCCCGCGGACCTGAACGTGTGGATGTCCCACGGCGACGCAGTCCATGCGCCGCCGGCCGGGTTCGCAGTACTGGCTGCTTCCTCGGGAGCACCGGTGGCGGCGTTCGAGAACCTGGAGAGCAAGCTGGCGGGGGTGCAGTGGCACCCGGAGGTGCTGCACTCGCAGGCTGGTCAGGCCGTGCTGGAGCACTTCCTGTACGACATCGCGGGCTGCAGCGGTGACTGGACGACGACGAACGTGGTCGACGAACAGGTCGAGCTGATCCGCCAGCAGGTCGGCGACAAGCAGGTGCTGTGCGCGCTGTCCGGTGGTGTCGACTCCGCGGTCGCGGCGGCTCTGGTGAGCAGGGCGATCGGTGACCAGCTGACTTGTGTGTACGTCGACCATGGGCTGCAGCGGTCAGGTGAGTCGGACCAGATCGAGAAGGACTTCGTCGCCGCTACCGGGACTCGGCTTGAGGTTGTCGACGCTGAGGATCAGTTCCTGGGAGCACTGGCCGGGGTGACGGATCCGGAGCAGAAGCGGAAGATCGTCGGGCGGGAGTTCATTCGGACCTTCGAGGCGACCGCGCGGAAGCTGGACGCGGACCGGCACATCGAGTTCTTGGTCCAGGGGACGCTTTATCCAGATGTGGTCGAGTCCGGTGGCGGGACCGGTACGGCGAACATCAAGTCACATCACAACGTGGGTGGGCTGCCGGATGACCTGCAGTTCTCGCTGATCGAGCCGCTGCGGACGCTGTTCAAGGACGAGGTGCGGGAGCTCGGCATCGCGCTCGGACTGCCGGAGACGCTGGTCTACCGGCATCCGTTCCCGGGGCCTGGGCTGTCGATCCGGATCATCGGCGAGGTCACCAAGGACCGGCTGGAGATTCTTCGCGCGGCCGACCTGATCGCCCGGACGGAGCTGACCGCTGCCGGTCTCGACCGCGACATCTGGCAGTTCCCGGTCGTCCTCCTTGCCGATGTCCGCTCGGTCGGCGTGCAGGGGGATGGGCGTACGTACGGTCACCCGGTCGTACTGCGGCCGGTCACCAGCGAAGACGCGATGACCGCCGACTGGGCGCGTCTCCCGTACGAGGTGCTGGAGAAGATCTCCACCCGCATCACCAACGAGGTCGACGAGATCAACCGCGTAACCGTAGACATCACCAGCAAGCCCCCAGGCACCATCGAGTGGGAGTGA
- a CDS encoding cytochrome P450, whose translation MTGCPARYDDELGMWVVDDPAEVRDVLLDPEVFRPDNAVVAHSALSVKALRVLQGVGFALPPTLANNAGATHRPIRAAVARFFSPARVVAVEPLARRLVVERVVAAEAQLQALGVVDLVEAVAAEPPALVLLDLLRLRDVDVPALKAWSRESLELFWGWPDEDRQLELAHSAAEFYAWLRKRVSEARRLAGDDLFGVLVELGLSDEEVCAVAYFLLIAGQETTTQLISTAFHRTITADRADRADRADRADRADRADRADRADPSDPAVPRDSADPGDSADARSVLSDSAALVEQVLGESSSVPAWRRVTAGPVSIGGVDLPAGAPVLLGLTGHGGPADLAFGLGIHRCLGAGLARLETRVALECAGALLDGVRAVEAEPPMIDLLSFRAPARLLVTRA comes from the coding sequence GTGACTGGATGTCCTGCTCGGTATGACGACGAGCTGGGGATGTGGGTGGTCGACGATCCGGCTGAGGTCAGGGACGTGTTGCTGGATCCGGAGGTGTTTCGGCCGGACAACGCGGTGGTGGCGCACAGCGCGTTGAGCGTGAAGGCGTTGCGGGTGTTGCAGGGGGTCGGGTTCGCGTTGCCGCCGACGCTGGCGAACAACGCGGGGGCAACGCATCGGCCGATCCGGGCGGCGGTGGCGCGGTTCTTCAGTCCGGCGAGGGTTGTGGCGGTAGAGCCGCTGGCGCGCCGGTTGGTGGTTGAGCGGGTGGTTGCTGCTGAGGCTCAATTGCAGGCCTTGGGTGTGGTTGACCTGGTCGAGGCGGTCGCCGCGGAGCCACCCGCGCTGGTGTTGCTCGACCTGCTCCGGCTGCGCGATGTCGACGTACCGGCGTTGAAGGCGTGGAGCCGGGAGTCGTTGGAGTTGTTCTGGGGGTGGCCTGATGAGGATCGGCAGTTGGAGCTTGCACATAGTGCGGCTGAGTTCTACGCCTGGTTGCGGAAGCGGGTCAGCGAGGCTCGGCGGTTGGCCGGGGACGACTTGTTCGGGGTGCTGGTCGAGCTGGGGTTGAGCGATGAGGAGGTGTGCGCGGTCGCGTACTTCCTGCTGATCGCCGGCCAGGAGACCACGACTCAGCTCATCTCGACCGCCTTCCACCGCACCATCACGGCCGACCGGGCCGACCGGGCCGACCGGGCCGACCGGGCCGACCGGGCCGACCGGGCCGACCGGGCCGACCGGGCCGATCCGTCCGATCCGGCTGTTCCGCGTGATTCGGCCGATCCGGGCGATTCCGCCGACGCTCGGTCGGTATTGAGCGACTCCGCGGCTCTTGTGGAGCAAGTCCTGGGGGAGTCCTCCTCCGTCCCGGCCTGGCGCCGCGTCACCGCCGGGCCCGTCTCCATCGGTGGGGTGGACCTGCCTGCGGGTGCGCCGGTTCTGCTCGGGTTGACCGGGCATGGGGGTCCTGCCGATCTCGCCTTCGGGTTGGGGATTCACCGCTGCCTGGGTGCCGGCCTGGCCCGGCTCGAGACGCGGGTCGCGCTGGAATGCGCCGGGGCGCTGCTGGACGGAGTACGGGCTGTTGAGGCAGAGCCGCCGATGATCGACCTGCTGTCCTTCCGAGCCCCGGCCCGGCTGCTGGTGACTCGGGCCTGA
- a CDS encoding 8-amino-7-oxononanoate synthase encodes MAAERPAGEQTGSAGRSPGESAAPEERLPGKSAAPEERLPGESAAPEERLPGESAAPEERLPGKSAAPEAGLLAEWLAPKAAALESRGLTRRLRARPSSEVLIDLASNDYLGLARDPRVVEAAVAAVREWGASATASRLVTGTTTLHAELESELALYAGQESGLVFSSGYLANLGAVTALGGPGTLLVSDEHVHASIVDACRLSRSRVEVVPHNDLEAITKALAERKEPHAVVLVESVYSVLGDAAPLDALSAVAIEHGAVLLVDEAHGLGVTGNGHGSVHAAGLAGQDHVIVTMTLSKSLASQGGVVLGPSVLREHLVNRARPFIFDTGLNPAACAAALAALRVLADDPSRPDAIHATAARLASVCGVDPSAGAVVSVPMPGPREAVQAAELCLENGVRVGSFRPPSVPDGISRLRLTAHAGLSPEDLDHACKVITTAIQEVS; translated from the coding sequence ATGGCGGCCGAGCGGCCGGCGGGGGAGCAGACCGGGTCGGCGGGACGGTCGCCCGGGGAATCGGCGGCGCCGGAGGAACGGTTGCCCGGGAAATCGGCGGCGCCGGAGGAACGGTTGCCCGGGGAATCGGCGGCGCCGGAGGAACGGTTGCCCGGGGAATCGGCTGCGCCGGAGGAACGGTTGCCCGGGAAATCGGCGGCGCCGGAGGCGGGCTTGCTCGCGGAGTGGTTGGCGCCCAAGGCGGCGGCCTTGGAGTCCCGGGGACTCACCCGGCGACTGCGGGCGCGACCTTCCAGCGAAGTACTGATCGACCTTGCGAGCAACGACTATCTCGGGCTGGCTCGTGATCCGCGGGTGGTGGAGGCGGCGGTTGCCGCAGTACGGGAGTGGGGCGCGAGCGCGACGGCTTCCCGCCTGGTCACCGGTACGACGACGCTCCACGCGGAACTGGAATCGGAGCTGGCTTTGTACGCCGGCCAGGAGTCCGGTCTCGTCTTCTCCTCCGGCTACCTCGCCAACCTCGGAGCCGTCACAGCACTCGGCGGCCCCGGCACCCTCCTCGTCTCGGACGAGCACGTTCACGCTTCGATCGTCGACGCCTGCCGCCTGTCCCGCTCCCGCGTAGAAGTCGTCCCTCACAACGATCTCGAGGCAATCACCAAAGCCCTCGCCGAACGCAAAGAACCTCACGCTGTCGTCCTGGTCGAATCCGTCTACAGCGTCCTAGGCGACGCCGCACCGCTAGACGCCTTGTCCGCAGTCGCGATCGAGCACGGAGCTGTCCTCCTAGTCGACGAGGCCCACGGATTAGGTGTCACCGGCAACGGCCACGGCTCTGTCCACGCCGCCGGCCTAGCGGGCCAGGACCACGTCATCGTCACCATGACCCTCTCAAAATCCCTAGCCAGCCAAGGCGGCGTAGTCCTAGGCCCATCCGTACTACGGGAGCACCTCGTCAACCGAGCCCGCCCCTTCATCTTCGACACAGGCCTCAACCCAGCCGCCTGCGCCGCCGCCCTCGCCGCCCTCCGCGTCCTCGCGGACGACCCATCCCGCCCCGATGCCATCCACGCCACAGCCGCCCGCCTAGCGTCGGTCTGTGGAGTAGATCCGTCAGCCGGCGCGGTGGTCTCGGTCCCCATGCCCGGCCCCCGTGAAGCAGTCCAAGCCGCTGAGCTGTGCCTGGAGAACGGCGTACGAGTAGGCAGCTTCCGCCCACCCTCGGTCCCCGACGGCATCTCCCGCCTCCGCCTGACCGCCCACGCCGGCCTCTCTCCAGAAGACCTGGACCACGCCTGCAAGGTAATCACCACCGCAATCCAGGAAGTCTCATGA